A portion of the Nitratidesulfovibrio termitidis HI1 genome contains these proteins:
- a CDS encoding calcium-binding protein, whose translation MSIENHGGISGTGWDPWHGKGRGWGRTTSRLAGAMMAELDADDDGSLSVTESQLSESAFAELDKNDDGAVSSRELRAGLRSKRDELIDLMRSEPGDASSVPGAMSGPTAEQAAAMAGLLVEKGDTDGDGALSAAETGLADDMFTSLDTDGDGLLSSGELSSAALAGAIAATLDGKLAVRLTAPATRQDADTTDSTDPTDGGTDTTATAASGAAADTATAQGSTVGAMAARIAQRIVETLDADDSGGLSQSESGLDQDRFAQLDTDGDGSVTANEFGGSLQQMLDVMGALHALSSVARNSYGRRAYGMAAHEAMDRYEGNMGGLMTALFETAPTGSTGATTGSSSAVAATGGSASGDAGTSTDASSDAVGDIADVLADAAAAETEQTGVGAATGAAESTA comes from the coding sequence GAGCCATGATGGCGGAGCTGGATGCCGACGACGACGGCAGCCTTTCCGTCACCGAATCACAACTGTCCGAGTCGGCGTTTGCCGAACTGGACAAGAATGACGACGGCGCGGTCAGCAGTCGCGAACTGCGCGCCGGGCTGCGCAGCAAACGCGACGAACTGATAGATCTGATGCGGTCGGAACCCGGTGATGCATCGTCCGTTCCCGGCGCGATGTCCGGTCCCACTGCGGAGCAGGCGGCAGCGATGGCCGGGCTGCTCGTCGAAAAGGGCGATACCGACGGCGATGGCGCACTCTCCGCCGCGGAAACCGGCCTTGCGGATGACATGTTCACCAGCCTGGACACCGACGGCGACGGGCTGCTCTCTTCCGGCGAGCTTTCCAGCGCCGCACTGGCGGGCGCCATCGCCGCCACCCTGGACGGCAAGCTGGCCGTGCGCCTGACGGCCCCCGCCACCCGACAGGATGCCGACACCACGGATTCCACCGATCCCACTGACGGGGGCACGGACACCACCGCCACAGCCGCCAGTGGGGCTGCCGCCGACACGGCGACCGCCCAGGGCAGTACGGTGGGGGCCATGGCTGCGCGCATTGCCCAACGCATCGTGGAAACGTTGGACGCAGACGACAGCGGCGGGCTGTCGCAGTCGGAATCGGGCCTGGATCAGGACCGCTTCGCGCAGCTCGACACGGATGGCGACGGCAGCGTCACCGCCAATGAATTCGGCGGATCGTTGCAACAGATGCTGGACGTCATGGGCGCACTGCACGCGCTGAGTTCCGTGGCGCGCAACAGCTATGGCCGCCGGGCCTACGGCATGGCCGCGCACGAGGCCATGGACCGGTACGAGGGCAACATGGGCGGCCTGATGACCGCCCTGTTCGAAACCGCTCCCACCGGCAGCACGGGCGCCACCACCGGGTCATCCAGCGCCGTTGCCGCCACTGGCGGCTCCGCATCGGGTGACGCGGGCACCTCCACCGATGCCTCGTCCGATGCCGTAGGCGACATTGCCGACGTGCTGGCGGACGCAGCCGCCGCCGAAACGGAACAGACAGGCGTGGGGGCAGCCACGGGGGCAGCCGAAAGCACGGCCTAG